In one window of Macrotis lagotis isolate mMagLag1 chromosome 5, bilby.v1.9.chrom.fasta, whole genome shotgun sequence DNA:
- the LOC141489404 gene encoding trace amine-associated receptor 2 gives MYLFMSGAIFITIFGNLAMIISISYFKQLHTPTNFLILSMAVTDFLLGFSIMPYSMIRSVENCWYFGILFCKIHYSFDLMLSITSIFHLCSVAIDRFYAICYPLHYSTKMSISVVKRLLLLCWSVPGAFAFGVVFSEAYADGIEGYDVLVACSSSCPVMFNKLWGTTLFMAGFFTPSSVMVGIYGKIFVVSKKHARAINTIPENQSSQMKKEKKAAKTLGIVMGVFLLCWFPCFFTILLDPYLNFSTPVILFDALTWFGYFNSTFNPLIYGFFYPWFRKALQYILLGKIFNSHFHNTNLFPHKELG, from the coding sequence ATGTACCTATTTATGTCTGGAGCTATCTTCATCACTATTTTTGGAAATCTTgctatgattatttccatttcctaTTTCAAACAACTTCATACTCCAACCAACTTTCTCATtctctccatggcagtcactgaTTTTCTCCTGGGATTCAGCATTATGCCCTACAGCATGATCCGATCTGTGGAGAACTGCTGGTATTTTGGAATTCTTTTCTGCAAGATCCATTACAGCTTTGACTTGATGTTAAGCATAACATCAATTTTCCATCTTTGTTCTGTAGCCATAGACAGATTTTATGCTATATGCTACCCTTTGCATTATTCTACCAAAATGTCCATTTCAGTAGTAAAGAGGTTGTTGCTTCTTTGTTGGTCAGTACCAGGAGCATTTGCTTTTGGGGTGGTTTTCTCTGAGGCATATGCTGATGGAATAGAAGGCTATGATGTTCTAGTAGCATGTTCCAGTTCTTGCCCCGTGATGTTCAATAAGCTGTGGGGCACCACTTTATTTATGGCAGGTTTCTTCACCCCAAGCTCTGTGATGGTAGGAATTTATGGCAAAATTTTTGTAGTATCCAAAAAACATGCTCGTGCCATCAATACCATCCCTGAAAATCAAAGTAGTCaaatgaagaaggagaagaaagcagCCAAAACTTTGGGGATAGTGATGGGTGTCTTCTTGTTATGCTGGTTTCCTTGCTTTTTCACAATTTTACTGGATCCGTATTTGAACTTTTCTACTCCTGTAATATTGTTTGATGCTTTGACCTGGTTTGGCTATTTCAATTCCACATTCAATCCTCTAATATATGGTTTCTTCTATCCTTGGTTTCGCAAAGCACTGCAATATATTCTCCTAGGTAAAATATTCAATTCACATTTTCACAATACCAATTTGTTTCCTCACAAAGAATTGGGATAG